Genomic segment of uncultured Umboniibacter sp.:
TTGCGCCCACTAAAGGCGTGTGTGAGTGTGCCACCATCCACAAACTCGAGTTCACCACCAAGCGGGACTCCATGTGCAATGCGACTTGTTACCACCTGGTACTGCTTAGCTTTTTCGGCCACGAAGTGTGCGGTCGCCTCACCTTCTACCGTTGGGTTGGTAGCCAGAATAAGTTCTTTTACCTCACCCTCTGATAGGAGTACTTCTAACTCGTCAATACCAATATCCTGAGGGCCAATGCCATCAATGGGCGAGAGATGGCCCATTAGGACGAAGTATCGCCCAGAATAGCCACCTGACATCTCGATAGCCATCACATCGGTGGGTGACTCTACTACGCACAGAATACTTGGATCTCTGCGCGGGCTTCGGCAAATTCCACACAATGGTTCCTCAGTTAGGTTACGGCAACGTGGACAGCGCCCTACTTTTTCGACCGCAAGTTCAACCGAATTCGCCAACTGCTTGGCGCCCTCTGGGTTGCGTTCTAAAAGGTGTAAAGCCATCCGCTGGGCCGTTTTCGGCCCAACTCCTGGAAGCACTTTGAGACTGTCGATTAACTGAGTAATTAACGGGCTAAAATTCATCGGCGCAAGTTACCTTAAAAGGGCATTTTAAAACCGTCAGGAAGTGGCATACCACCCGTCAACGATTTCATCGCTTCTTGGTTAGCCGCTTCAACTCGTCTCACCGCATCGTTAACTGCCGCGGCGAGTAGATCTTCCAACAGCTCTTTATCTTCGCTGAGTAACGACGGATCAATTTCTACGTCGCTAACATCGTGACGGCCTGTCATCGTTACCTTAACCATCCCTGCGCCGGCCTCGCCTGTGACCTTAGCCTTAGCAGCTTGCTCTTGCATGTCTGCCATTTTCTTTTGCATTTCTTTGGCCTGT
This window contains:
- the recR gene encoding recombination mediator RecR: MNFSPLITQLIDSLKVLPGVGPKTAQRMALHLLERNPEGAKQLANSVELAVEKVGRCPRCRNLTEEPLCGICRSPRRDPSILCVVESPTDVMAIEMSGGYSGRYFVLMGHLSPIDGIGPQDIGIDELEVLLSEGEVKELILATNPTVEGEATAHFVAEKAKQYQVVTSRIAHGVPLGGELEFVDGGTLTHAFSGRKVMN
- a CDS encoding YbaB/EbfC family nucleoid-associated protein, translated to MSFGDMSGLMKQAKEMQKKMADMQEQAAKAKVTGEAGAGMVKVTMTGRHDVSDVEIDPSLLSEDKELLEDLLAAAVNDAVRRVEAANQEAMKSLTGGMPLPDGFKMPF